A stretch of Pseudomonadota bacterium DNA encodes these proteins:
- a CDS encoding rhomboid family intramembrane serine protease, with the protein MFFLIPIGHDELTLRGLPFATLGLMAVCIAVFFLTIGATTDDEARAQARAPAVSRHGDEPFHIDESGEVVEKSRAPVEEAPGVEVVPRVVLHVAQLLLTLFFLWIAGVRLEERWSRPVFVGCFALFGVLSALVYRAAVQEPNEPLFGTSGAVAGLMGAMVVCAGRAKAHFAYFVWLGLKPRVGTFEAPAYIMPLLWLVTQLGVQILGMGLGLSLGGMSYVQWISGFAFGAAIAFALKKLRFEERVLHRQPVTKINPEEMPLVAFRPGVVASPSPAREPKLETIEAALSGFDRTALRFELRTGGALQIAAADVRAWTAGTMSVTPLPAAKSVVLAFAVAPSAPVEAARVVIVDAAHLKYSGLLEGPSASPKQAFFRLVARIDAALPEAAFAGDRGLVHAGSLQELGSPRDLAARFGPVLRDHSQSRSSES; encoded by the coding sequence ATGTTCTTCCTCATCCCCATCGGCCACGACGAGCTGACGCTCCGCGGTCTGCCCTTCGCCACGCTCGGGCTCATGGCCGTCTGCATCGCCGTGTTCTTCCTGACCATCGGCGCGACAACCGACGACGAAGCCCGCGCGCAGGCTCGGGCGCCCGCCGTCTCGCGACACGGCGACGAGCCCTTCCACATCGACGAGAGCGGCGAGGTCGTCGAAAAGTCTCGTGCGCCCGTGGAGGAAGCGCCCGGTGTCGAAGTCGTCCCGCGGGTCGTGCTCCATGTCGCGCAGCTGCTGCTCACCCTGTTCTTCCTCTGGATTGCCGGCGTGAGGCTCGAGGAGCGGTGGTCGCGCCCGGTCTTCGTGGGATGCTTCGCCCTCTTCGGAGTCCTGAGCGCGCTCGTCTACCGGGCTGCCGTGCAGGAGCCCAACGAACCGCTCTTCGGGACCTCGGGCGCCGTCGCCGGCCTGATGGGCGCCATGGTGGTCTGCGCGGGGCGAGCGAAAGCCCACTTCGCCTACTTCGTCTGGCTCGGTCTCAAGCCGCGCGTGGGCACGTTCGAGGCGCCGGCGTACATCATGCCGCTGCTGTGGCTCGTGACACAGCTCGGCGTCCAGATTCTCGGGATGGGTTTGGGGCTCTCCCTCGGCGGGATGTCCTACGTGCAGTGGATCTCCGGCTTCGCATTCGGCGCGGCGATCGCGTTCGCCCTGAAGAAGCTCCGGTTCGAAGAGCGCGTGCTCCACCGACAGCCCGTGACGAAGATCAATCCCGAGGAGATGCCCCTCGTCGCGTTCCGCCCCGGGGTGGTCGCGTCACCTTCGCCCGCACGAGAGCCGAAGCTCGAGACGATCGAGGCCGCGCTCTCGGGGTTCGACCGTACCGCGCTGCGCTTCGAGCTCCGGACAGGCGGGGCGCTGCAGATCGCGGCCGCGGACGTCCGGGCCTGGACCGCCGGCACGATGTCCGTGACGCCGCTCCCCGCAGCAAAGTCGGTCGTCCTGGCGTTTGCGGTCGCGCCGAGCGCGCCGGTCGAGGCGGCCAGGGTCGTGATCGTCGACGCCGCGCACCTCAAGTACTCGGGGCTCCTCGAGGGTCCGTCGGCCTCGCCGAAGCAGGCGTTCTTCCGGCTCGTCGCGCGGATCGACGCCGCCCTCCCCGAGGCTGCGTTCGCCGGAGATCGCGGCCTCGTACACGCCGGCTCGCTTCAGGAGCTCGGCTCCCCGCGAGATCTCGCGGCGCGCTTCGGACCGGTTCTGAGAGATCACTCCCAGTCGAGGAGCTCCGAGTCGTAG